One genomic segment of Cryptococcus neoformans var. neoformans JEC21 chromosome 8 sequence includes these proteins:
- a CDS encoding activator 1 41 kda subunit, putative has product MSAFAPRPVVPIKDPKLQPWVEKYRPKTIDDVSSQDNTVAVLRKALASTNLPHMLFYGPPGTGKTSTILALARQLFGPDLFRARVLELNASDERGISVVREKIKSFARETPRHAPAVSSDGKEYPCPPFKLIILDEADSMTQDAQSALRRIMETYSKITRFCLVCNYVTRIIEPLASRCSKFRFKPLEQGSTRARMEMIAENEGVQTDPGVISLILELAGGDLRKAITYLQTAQRLHSSIEPPMPVSALSIHEISGVVPEDLITDLLAAMGVDRQTGIDHSLARGFDGVKIAVTRVEREGWSVGQVLEQIHDTLIPIPSIPAIQKSLAGIAIAECDKGLCEGGDEELQLLDCMLRIKDIMGRQ; this is encoded by the exons ATGTCGGCATTCGCTCCCCGACCAGTCGTTCCTATTAAAGATCCTAAACTCCAGCCCTGGGTCGAAAAGTA TCGTCCGAAAACAATCGATGATGTCTCAAGCCAGGACAACACCGTCGCCGTCCTTCGAAAGGCCTTAGCTTCAACCAAC TTACCGCATATGTTGTTTTATGGTCCTCCAGGGACTGGAAAGACGAGTACGATTTTGGCTTTGGCTCGTCAGCTTTTCGG CCCCGACCTATTTCGTGCGCGAGTGTTGGAGTTGAATGCGTCTGATGAACGAGGTATCTCAGTAGTAAGGGAGAAGATAAAGAGTTTTGCGAGGGAAACACCGAGGCATGCTCCTGCTGTATCTTC AGATGGCAAAGAATACCCCTGCCCACCGTTCAAGTTGATCATCCTGGACGAAGCGGACTCCATGACGCAGGATGCGCAATCGGCGTTGAGAAGAATTATGGAGACGTATTCAAAGATTACTCGATTCTGTCTTGTGTGCAATTATGTTACAAG GATAATTGAGCCCCTCGCGTCAAGATGTAGCAAGTTTAGGTTCAAACCACTCGAACAGGGGAGTACAAGAGCgagaatggagatgatTGCAGAGAATGAAGGTGTACAAACCGATCCCGGA GTGATTTCGCTTATTCTTGAACTTGCTGGGGGTGATTTGCGAAAGGCGATTACATACCTCCAAACAGCTCAGAGATTACATAGTTCAATCGAGCCACCTATGCCTGTCTCTGCTCTATCCA TACACGAAATATCTGGCGTTGTCCCAGAAGATCTGATCACAGATCTCCTCGCTGCGATGGGCGTCGATAGGCAAACTGGGATCGATCACAGTCTGGCAAGAGGATTTGATGGTGTTAAGATTGCTGTGACGCGAGTTGAACGGGAAGGGTGGAGTGTAGGGCAAGTGCTTGAGCAG ATCCACGACACTCTCATACCCATTCCAAGTATCCCAGCCATTCAAAAGAGTTTGGCCGGCATTGCAATCGCAGAATGCGATAAAGGATTGTGCGAgggaggggatgaagagttgCAGCTTTTAGATTGTATGTTGAGAATTAAGGATATCATGGGTAGACAATAA
- a CDS encoding GPI anchor biosynthesis-related protein, putative, which yields MDQQSIRVFWPITGVDMSEGKVVGWRLRDTLCVVGIVQDRLWNKVLAQIGEEEDLVGLESIGRAVLDATKNTDVNEKQYIFWVNKERIPLSCSVPTILILYKPLDSSRLQYLTPSSSSPDLHVSGQDRHDPRYQLTIGDDQLSAIVDLINKTRHVQQVLRSLQMESAAEGKKKRRKQASLPSAPRFLFALDTCAQITIFLFSISIPCSSSFRAISTSADQLCTRMEQSIRGPIRYLTTRNDGGINDRAARYNVFWNTVWLVVNDLVLGYVAHNLIRRHSEWISTTTSTFFSSYVIDMPIHALKWLNDWPVGLKLNTPLSQFFCSTFTFLIQRWGDCVTPSLHSLLPQLMYLLSILSLTGFTTLLAASHDILNLLTLHLLFGYNVMRAVCVWQIDSLGGLWNLFRGKRWNVLRRRTDSYEYDIDQLFLGTLLFTVSAFLFPTVLSYTALFCLTRGMIFIICRVSEVTRQAMNRFPIFELILWIKEPSRVPGGLNITVQTVPLGDEGEKTEGRFIMRRALVLKSTPKALSDILFHQ from the exons ATGGACCAGCAAAGCATCAGAGTATTCTGGCCTATCACTGGGGTCGATATGTCAGAGGGGAAAGTAGTCGGTTGGAGATTGAGAGATACTCTGTGTGTTGTGGGGATCGTTCAAGATCGG CTATGGAACAAGGTCCTTGCCCAAAttggtgaggaagaagatttggTGGGGCTGGAGAGCATCGGTCGGGCAGTATTGGATGCGACCAAGAACACCGATGTCAATGAGAAGCAGTATATTTTTTGGGTCAATAAGGAGCGTATACCGCTTTCATGTTC GGTTCCCACAATTCTTATACTGTATAAACCATTGGATTCCTCTCGCCTGCAGTACCTAAccccatcatcctcgtctcctGATCTGCACGTATCTGGGCAAGATAGGCATGATCCTAGGTACCAGTTAACTATTGGAGATGATCAACTATCTGCCATCGTCGACCTT ATTAATAAGACAAGGCATGTTCAACAGGTTCTTCGTTCGTTACAAATGGAGAGCGCTGcagagggaaagaaaaagagaagaaagcaagCATCCTTGCCATCTGCTCCTCGTTTCCTTTTCGCTCTCGACACTTGCGCACAGATcaccatctttctcttctccatttctATCCCCTGTTCAAGCTCCTTCCGCGCTATTTCCACAT CGGCAGATCAATTGTGCACAAGGATGGAGCAGTCAATCAGAGGACCTATTCGGTATTTGACGACTCGAAACGATGGGGGAATCAATGACAGGGCAGCGCGATATAATGT GTTTTGGAATACGGTTTGGCTCGTTGTA AACGACTTGGTCTTGGGATATGTAGCCCACAACCTCATTCGTCGACATTCCGAATGGatttccaccaccacgagcaccttcttctcg TCCTACGTAATAGATATGCCCATACATGCTTTGAAGTGGTTGAACGACTGGCCTGTGGGGCTGAAACTCAATACTCCACTCAGCCAATTTTTTTGTTCGACGTTTACGTTCCTCATCCAACGTTGGGGTG ATTGCGTCACACCCTCGCTCCATTCACTTTTACCCCAGCTCATGTACTTGTTATCCATTCTCTCCCTAACAGGTTTTACCACCCTCCTCGCAGCGTCACACGACATACTCAACCTATTAacgcttcatcttctcttcggGTATAATGTCATGAGAGCCGTGTGTGTCTGGCAAATTGACAGTTTGGGGGGCCTATGGAATCTTTTCCGTG GTAAACGATGGAATGTCTTACGGCGGCGGACGGATTCATACGAATACGATATCGATCAGCTCTTTCTCGGTACGCTCCTTTTCACAGTATCAGCATTCCTTTTCCCTACCGTCCTCAGCTACACAgctctcttctgcctc acgagaggaatGATATTCATAATATGTCGCGTTTCGGAAGTGACCCGACAGGCGATGAACAGGTTTCCCATATTTGAACTTATATTATGGATAAAGGAACCTTCAAGAGTGCCGG GGGGCTTGAACATTACTGTGCAAACGGTACCCTTGGGTGACGAGGGGGAGAAAACTGAAGGTAGATTCATCATGAGGAGAGCATTGGTTTTGAAG AGTACACCCAAAGCACTCTCGGACATTTTATTCCACCAGTGA
- a CDS encoding expressed protein gives MLHPAKIHNTDFPTKRLRSCLSPTRTRHHSPSFLPSGEAAVAVTSWKRVKTVRWQEENGCAVASFHDTYSHEEYDRTPLEPPTSAERDCVFPERGSRCLSGPRECFFGDFSDEEEDLPPSASDFSDSFIIHTPPPTETNSDDGEHSVRQGCDVDGEGEMQDGEDGWDECMQRRRMMFARLCTRENGDRHPEFEGYRSLSATLAELLKSVGCDDEDGSIQEHGDEQALEEDGDGEEVRQSRSRSLNIFGLPTLAQRSVTPTPTGTPSLVSTEESDTEYTIASPSMGTPADALSLNGFGFGNESMSLGQKALPIVMVERAQEVGMR, from the exons ATGTTACATCCTGCGAAGATACACAATACGGATTTCCCGACCAAGCGTCTTCGCTCTTGTCTCTCTCCTACGCGTACGCGACATCATTCgccatctttccttcctaGTGGCGAGGCGGCAGTGGCGGTTACGTCGTGGAAGCGGGTGAAGACTGTGAGATGgcaagaggagaatggGTGTGCTGTCGCT TCTTTCCACGATACATATTCGCACGAAGAGTACGACCGTACCCCACTGGAACCGCCTACCTCCGCCGAGAGGGACTGTGTCTTTCCCGAACGAGGCTCCAGATGTCTTTCTGGCCCACGAGAATGCTTTTTTGGAGATTTctctgatgaagaagaggatctTCCCCCATCCGCTTCTGATTTTTCTGATTCCTTTATTATCCACACTCCGCCACCTACCGAGACCAATTCTGACGATGGGGAACACTCTGTCCGACAGGGATGTGATGTCGATGGTGAGGGAGAGATGCAAGACGGGGAAGATGGGTGGGATGAGTGTAtgcagaggagaagaatgatgTTTGCGAGGTTGTGTACCAGAGAGAATGGGGATAGGCATCCCGAGTTTGAGGGGTATAGGTCGTTGTCTGCGACGTTGGCGGAATTGTTGAAGAGTGTGGGGtgcgatgatgaagatggctCGATCCAAGAGCATGGGGATGAGCAAGCCCTcgaggaagatggcgatggcgaagaagtgAGACAAAGTAGAAGTCGAAGTCTCAACATTTTTGGTCTTCCCACTCTCGCTCAAAGATCAGTGACACCGACACCAACAGGCACACCATCCCTCGTGTCGACCGAAGAGAGCGATACAGAGTATACCATCGCGAGCCCCAGTATGGGTACACCGGCGGATGCGTTAAGCTTGAACGGCTTTGGGTTTGGGAATGAGAGTATGTCGTTGGGGCAAAAGGCGTTGCCGATAGTGATGGTTGAGAGGGCGCAAGAGGTCGGGATGCGATAG
- a CDS encoding Endoglucanase E-4 precursor, putative, with amino-acid sequence MLIPFLALASLSRITTAQLTPSPTYSPPTSSAGLTASSETPNTQWSNILGNSLWFYDAQRSGRLDEGTYGNRVDWRNDSALEDGSDWGLDLVGGWYDAGDYIKATFPLSFTLFALSWGALTHGQGYGLANQTAYLDGTLRWGFDWLMKAHPSDDVLFIQVGSGDVDNNYWGGDQDIPSPRPGYPINSSYPGTDGWAAASAAFSLGSLLYTPGVSYRPTSSSSPPTSPSLENSTYASQLLAHAESLYSVANSTTPRQTYYAALGDEVAAYASSDWRDNLCASALALALATNNSAYYADAYNYYVQYGLSGTHEVWNWDSSQPAIYVMFAEIASAKPELAQGAGLDVNLTGWQTEVENYFDGLIKEDFSNSYLTEGGLLYWDGDSDEASLNPAMAAAMLMFKYAPMASSTDKTNSYNSFAQSQLNYLLGSNPMSVPYIVGQHPNSPSNPHSAPASGGFNINNIRDDPPTEAHVLYGAVVGGPLSSDQFWDWRDDWVQTEIALDYNAMIPTLASMQLMNNTADPPYVDIAAGTYSIPSGQPCDAALPCRGGGGLSGGEIAGIVVGVIVGVVLLVIVGVWWWWRKRGKRWGSKW; translated from the exons ATGctcatccccttccttgccctcgCTTCTCTGTCCCGAATAACCACAGCCCAGCTCACACCGTCTCCCACTTATTCTcctccaacctcctctgCAGGACTCACAGCCTCCAGCGAAACACCCAACACACAATGGTCCAATATCCTTGGTAACTCCCTTTGGTTCTACGATGCCCAAAGGTCAGGTAGATTAGATGAAGGAACATATGGGAACAGAGTAGACTGGAGGAATGATAGCGCTTTAGAAGATGGGAGTGATTGGGGTTTGGACCTTGTCGGCGGATGGTATGATGCGGGTGACTACATCAAGGCGACATTTCCTTTG AGTTTTACCTTATTTGCGCTCTCCTGGGGGGCGTTGACGCATGGCCAAGGATATGGCCTTGCCAACCAAACAGCCTATCTCGATGGGACCTTGCGATGGGGTTTTGATTGGCTTATGAAG GCACACCCATCGGATGATGTGCTGTTTATCCAAGTTGGTTCTGGGGATGTCGACAACAATTACTG GGGCGGGGACCAGGACATTCCAAGTCCTCGCCCGGGGTACCCAATCAACTCTTCTTACCCTGGTACAGATGGCTGGGCCGCTGCCTCTGCCGCCTTTTCACTAGGTTCCCTCCTTTACACACCAGGCGTCTCGTACAGACCCacttcatcgtcctctcctccaaccTCACCTTCATTGGAAAACTCCACTTATGCGTCTCAGCTGTTGGCACACGCTGAGTCGCTTTACTCTGTCGCCAACTCTACCACCCCTCGACAAACTTACTACGCGGCTTTAGGTGATGAAGTTGCCGCTTACGCCTCTTCCGACTGGCGAGATAACCTCTGTGCATCTGCTCTGGCTCTGGCACTGGCGACAAACAACTCTGCGTACTACGCCGATGCATACAACTATTATGTCCAATATGGGCTGTCAGGCACACATGAAGTTTGGAACTGGGATTCGTCACAGCCGGCAATTTATGTCATGTTTGCGGAAATTGCGAGCGCAAAGCCCGAGTTAGCGCAAGGAGCTGGACTCGACGTGAACTTGACTGGATGGCAGACTGAAGTCGAGAACTACTTTGATGGGCTTATCAAAGAGGATTTCAGTAATTCTTACTTGACCGAAG GGGGATTACTCTATTGGGATGGCGACTCTGACGAGGCGTCCTTGAACCCTGCCATGGCTGCCGCTATGCTCATGTTCAAGTACGCACCCATGGCCTCTTCAACCGACAAGACCAACTCTTACAATTCATTCGCTCAATCCCAACTCAACTACCTGCTCGGCTCCAACCCCATGTCAGTCCCTTACATCGTTGGGCAACACCCGAATTCCCCATCCAACCCCCACTCTGCCCCCGCTTCTGGTGGCTTCAACATAAATAATATCCGTGACGACCCTCCCACCGAGGCGCACGTGTTATATGGTGCGGTGGTGGGTGGACCGTTGAGCAGTGATCAATTTTGGGATTGGAGAGACGATTGGGTGCAGACGGAGATAGCATTGGATTATAACGCGATGATTCCAACTCTCGCCTCTATGCAG CTTATGAACAACACTGCCGATCCACCTTATGTCGACATCGCTGCAGGCACATACTCCATCCCCTCTGGCCAACCTTGTGATGCAGCTCTTCCATGCCGCGGTGGCGGCGGTCTTAGCGGTGGTGAGATTGCAGGGATTGTTGTGGGTGTTATTGTGGGTGTGGTCTTGTTGGTGATTGTGGGCgtttggtggtggtggaggaagaggggaaagagatggggtAGTAAGTGGTAA